One genomic segment of Lytechinus pictus isolate F3 Inbred chromosome 18, Lp3.0, whole genome shotgun sequence includes these proteins:
- the LOC129281770 gene encoding uncharacterized protein LOC129281770: MSEKEKEPIFGAPKGAEEGAPSQSPMYYDSTQSPRAKCILYSFVGVIIINVLIALILCFYQGARTKRDGFLYFLMACCLIGLVAAEIILIPMLRRGDLVKEKSWFLYFFGFCILLESIFTDILVMK, encoded by the exons ATGAgcgagaaagaaaaagaaccgATCTTTGGTGCCCCAAAGGGGGCAGAAGAGGGAGCCCCATCACAATCGCCCATGTACTACGATTCTACGCAGAGCCCTCGTGCT AAATGTATCCTGTATAGTTTTGTTggggtcatcatcatcaatgttcTT ATCGCACTGATTTTATGCTTCTATCAAGGAGCAAGAACTAAACGAGATGGTTTCTTGTATTTCTTGATGGCTTGCTGTCTGATCGGTCTCGTAGCAGCTGAAATCATTCTA ATACCTATGTTGAGAAGAGGAGATTTGGTGAAAGAAAAATCATGGTTTCTTTACTTCTTTGGATTCTGCATCCTCCTGgaatcaatttttacagatattCTGGTAATGAAATAG